The following are encoded in a window of Flavobacterium psychrotrophum genomic DNA:
- a CDS encoding S41 family peptidase: MFKTLKKKYVVPALAVGILFTGAGFTYRDDFFEIAKQIEIFTTLYKTVNTNYVDETNPGELMDKAIKSMLADLDPYTNYFNEADVARFKINNTGEYTGIGALITRKEGKLIIKEPYKDYPADKAGLKAGDEIIQIGDVSLADFKEDASELLKGSKNTKFTIKYLRQGKTLTTDLILSEVDVKAVPYYSMVGKETGYIVLSQFNGKASSETKAALIDLKGQGAKSIVLDLRGNPGGLLNEAVNICGLFVNQGEIIVTTKSKNDKYNNTYKTHTAPVDLDIPLAILVDGKSASASEIVSGALQDLDRAVIIGSRSFGKGLVQRPLDLTYGTQVKVTISRYYTPSGRGIQALDYTHKDADGKAIRIDAKNYNAFKTRSGRTVYDGGGILPDVELEESKQSAIADALVRKDGVFNYATQYYYKNPNLGTTVPNISDADFESFKGYLKKENFEFDTETERAVKDLMVVAQKEKVDSSIKAEYQALLAAVQKSEDKELAAHKAEIKQLITDELIKRYQYKEGLYKYYTTSNAEIKKAVALLANNAEYKKILKK; encoded by the coding sequence ATGTTTAAAACACTTAAAAAGAAATATGTAGTACCGGCATTGGCTGTGGGCATATTATTTACGGGAGCCGGGTTTACCTACAGAGATGATTTCTTTGAAATTGCCAAGCAGATAGAAATTTTTACAACGCTATATAAAACGGTTAATACCAATTATGTAGACGAAACAAATCCGGGTGAGCTGATGGATAAAGCTATCAAGAGCATGCTGGCTGACCTTGACCCGTATACCAACTACTTTAACGAGGCCGATGTGGCGCGTTTCAAGATAAACAACACCGGCGAATATACCGGCATCGGTGCGCTTATAACCCGCAAAGAGGGTAAACTGATTATAAAAGAACCGTATAAAGACTACCCGGCAGATAAGGCAGGCCTTAAAGCCGGCGATGAAATAATACAAATAGGTGATGTATCGCTAGCTGATTTTAAAGAAGATGCCAGCGAATTACTTAAGGGCTCTAAGAACACCAAATTCACCATTAAGTACCTACGTCAGGGCAAAACCCTTACGACAGATCTTATTCTGAGTGAGGTAGATGTTAAGGCTGTACCGTATTACAGCATGGTGGGTAAAGAAACCGGGTACATTGTACTTTCACAGTTTAATGGCAAGGCCAGCAGCGAGACTAAGGCGGCGCTTATCGACCTTAAAGGGCAGGGTGCAAAGAGCATTGTGCTGGATCTTAGGGGCAACCCGGGCGGATTACTAAACGAAGCGGTAAACATCTGCGGGTTGTTTGTAAACCAGGGCGAAATTATCGTTACTACCAAGAGCAAGAACGACAAGTATAATAATACCTATAAAACCCACACTGCACCGGTAGACTTAGACATTCCGTTAGCAATACTGGTAGATGGCAAGAGTGCTTCGGCATCAGAAATTGTTTCGGGCGCATTGCAGGATCTTGACCGTGCCGTTATCATTGGCAGCCGCAGCTTTGGTAAAGGGCTTGTACAACGCCCGCTGGACCTGACGTATGGAACACAGGTAAAAGTTACCATATCGCGCTATTATACCCCTTCGGGCCGCGGTATACAGGCGCTTGACTATACGCATAAGGATGCCGATGGTAAAGCCATACGCATTGATGCTAAAAACTACAACGCCTTTAAAACCCGCAGCGGGCGTACCGTGTATGATGGTGGCGGTATTTTACCCGATGTAGAACTGGAAGAAAGTAAGCAAAGCGCCATAGCCGATGCACTGGTGCGCAAAGACGGCGTTTTTAACTATGCTACCCAGTATTACTACAAAAACCCTAACCTGGGCACAACGGTTCCGAACATTAGCGATGCCGATTTTGAATCGTTTAAAGGCTACCTTAAAAAAGAGAACTTTGAATTTGATACCGAAACCGAAAGGGCTGTTAAAGACCTGATGGTAGTAGCCCAGAAAGAAAAGGTAGACAGCAGCATTAAGGCAGAATATCAGGCACTGCTGGCAGCAGTACAGAAAAGCGAAGATAAAGAGCTTGCTGCCCATAAAGCTGAAATTAAGCAACTGATAACTGATGAACTTATAAAGCGTTATCAGTATAAAGAAGGGCTGTATAAATACTACACCACCAGCAATGCCGAGATTAAAAAGGCAGTTGCATTACTGGCAAACAATGCTGAATATAAAAAGATATTGAAGAAGTAA
- the rnpA gene encoding ribonuclease P protein component, translating into METKRFTYPRAEKLKSRNLIGDLFTQGKSVSKYPLRLVYMPLETLESVPLQMGVSVSKKYFKRAHDRNYFKRLLREAYRHNKHLLSDAIDKPYAIMFFYQTKDRLPHTEVMAKTTQLFEKFLVQEGFANQE; encoded by the coding sequence ATGGAAACCAAACGCTTTACATACCCGAGGGCAGAAAAACTCAAAAGCCGCAATCTTATAGGCGACCTGTTTACGCAGGGCAAGTCGGTATCAAAATACCCGCTACGGCTCGTTTATATGCCGTTAGAGACGCTAGAGAGCGTTCCCCTGCAAATGGGTGTGTCGGTTTCTAAAAAGTACTTTAAACGCGCCCACGACCGCAATTACTTTAAACGCCTGCTGCGCGAAGCTTACCGCCACAATAAGCACCTGCTTTCAGATGCTATTGATAAGCCGTATGCCATCATGTTTTTTTACCAGACAAAAGACCGCCTGCCGCATACTGAGGTAATGGCAAAAACAACCCAATTGTTTGAAAAATTCCTGGTACAGGAAGGTTTTGCAAATCAGGAGTAA
- a CDS encoding DUF6169 family protein translates to MPYYYIFGGGHNNSYFFETVNKIVYEIKFKPSPYLFAENEFSELIYEFVITVILNNSGKNPPLDNQVSDTIAEIFREFFIANTKNVCIYICDSSDNRQDIRRKKFDQWFYKYQNDSFIKLDEILVDTNQNRYPVSMIVLKRNPYIKEIIAAFIELSEGESDK, encoded by the coding sequence ATGCCTTATTATTATATATTTGGTGGCGGGCATAATAACAGCTATTTTTTTGAAACGGTAAATAAAATTGTTTACGAAATCAAGTTTAAGCCGTCTCCTTACTTATTTGCCGAAAATGAATTTTCTGAACTGATTTATGAATTTGTAATTACTGTTATACTAAATAATTCGGGGAAGAATCCTCCTCTGGATAATCAGGTAAGCGATACAATAGCTGAAATATTTAGGGAGTTTTTTATCGCGAACACTAAGAATGTCTGTATCTATATTTGTGACTCGTCAGATAACAGGCAAGACATAAGAAGAAAAAAGTTCGACCAGTGGTTTTATAAATATCAGAATGATTCTTTCATAAAATTAGATGAAATATTGGTAGATACGAACCAAAACCGTTATCCGGTTTCGATGATTGTCCTGAAAAGGAACCCATACATAAAAGAAATAATTGCCGCCTTTATAGAATTATCAGAAGGCGAATCAGATAAATAA
- the sufC gene encoding Fe-S cluster assembly ATPase SufC: protein MLSIKNLHARVEDKDILRGINLEVKAGEVHAIMGPNGSGKSTLSSVIAGNENYEVTDGEIILEGEDIGELAPEERAHKGVFLSFQYPVEIPGVSVTNFMKTAINESRKANGKEEMPANEMLKLIREKSELLEIDRKFLSRSLNEGFSGGEKKRNEIFQMAMLEPKLAILDETDSGLDIDALRIVANGVNKLRSEDNAVIVITHYQRLLDYIVPDFVHVLYNGKIVKSGGKELAYELEEKGYDWIKAEN from the coding sequence ATGTTAAGTATAAAAAACTTACACGCACGCGTAGAAGACAAAGACATATTAAGAGGTATTAACCTTGAGGTTAAGGCCGGAGAAGTACACGCCATAATGGGGCCTAACGGCTCCGGTAAAAGTACGCTATCGTCGGTTATTGCCGGTAATGAAAACTATGAGGTAACCGATGGCGAGATCATTCTTGAGGGTGAAGACATTGGCGAACTGGCTCCTGAGGAGCGTGCGCACAAAGGTGTGTTCCTTTCGTTCCAGTATCCGGTAGAGATTCCAGGTGTATCGGTAACTAACTTTATGAAGACTGCTATTAACGAGAGCCGCAAAGCTAATGGTAAGGAAGAAATGCCTGCCAATGAAATGCTCAAGCTAATTCGTGAAAAGAGTGAACTCCTGGAAATCGACCGTAAGTTCTTATCACGTTCGTTAAACGAAGGTTTTTCGGGTGGGGAAAAGAAACGTAACGAGATCTTTCAGATGGCCATGCTGGAACCTAAACTGGCAATACTTGATGAAACCGATTCAGGCCTTGATATTGATGCGCTTCGCATTGTGGCAAACGGTGTAAACAAGCTGCGCAGTGAAGATAATGCAGTAATTGTTATTACGCACTACCAGCGCCTGCTGGATTATATCGTGCCAGATTTTGTACACGTATTGTACAACGGTAAGATCGTAAAATCGGGCGGTAAAGAACTGGCCTACGAACTTGAAGAAAAAGGCTACGACTGGATTAAAGCGGAAAACTAA
- a CDS encoding DUF4349 domain-containing protein translates to MKRIVCMLLIALAVMGCKKSEETESADVSYAAASETAESKPAVADKAVTATPAPQQEQKIIKNADLRFETKSLDSTAMIINAAIKKYNALLQNDSQAKEYNSLTRTMTVRLPSGNFEGFVAAVSKGVSYFEKRDISADDVTEEYIDVEARMKAKKVLEERYYDMLRKANKVDDMLQIEKEISAIRQEIDAAEGKLRYIRSRVSMSTVTIAFYTVTETNEGVTESYSVKIWAAVKSGFNGLSSFFLVLLNIWPIIVIFVIAYIIYRKRIRKRKQNV, encoded by the coding sequence ATGAAAAGAATAGTATGCATGCTGCTTATTGCCTTAGCGGTAATGGGCTGCAAAAAATCTGAAGAAACAGAAAGCGCTGATGTAAGTTATGCGGCGGCATCTGAAACTGCCGAAAGTAAGCCCGCTGTGGCAGATAAGGCTGTAACCGCGACTCCTGCACCGCAGCAGGAGCAGAAAATAATAAAAAACGCCGATCTGCGCTTTGAGACCAAAAGCCTGGACAGCACTGCAATGATAATAAACGCGGCTATAAAAAAGTACAATGCACTGCTTCAAAACGATTCGCAGGCTAAAGAATACAATTCGCTTACCCGCACCATGACCGTGCGCTTGCCATCGGGTAATTTTGAAGGATTTGTGGCCGCAGTAAGCAAAGGCGTATCTTACTTTGAAAAGCGCGACATTAGTGCTGATGATGTTACCGAGGAATACATTGATGTTGAGGCGCGCATGAAAGCCAAGAAAGTGCTGGAAGAGCGTTATTATGATATGCTGAGGAAGGCAAATAAGGTAGATGATATGCTGCAGATTGAAAAGGAAATATCTGCCATACGCCAGGAAATTGATGCCGCCGAGGGAAAGCTAAGGTACATTCGAAGCAGGGTATCTATGAGTACGGTTACCATAGCGTTTTATACCGTTACAGAAACCAATGAAGGTGTAACAGAATCATATTCGGTTAAGATATGGGCGGCTGTAAAATCCGGATTTAACGGATTGTCAAGTTTCTTCCTGGTGCTGCTAAATATATGGCCGATAATCGTTATTTTCGTGATAGCGTATATAATATATCGGAAACGGATAAGAAAAAGGAAACAAAATGTTTAA
- a CDS encoding four helix bundle protein, with product MATIKRFEDLEIWKEARRLAKEVHFISIETELRNDFRLKSQIKSASGSVMDNIAEGFERDGNLEFRQFLSIAKGSSGETRSQLYRLYDCNHISSEKLELLVADYEKLSGKISNFISYLNKKDFEGIKFQ from the coding sequence ATGGCGACAATTAAACGGTTTGAAGACCTTGAAATTTGGAAAGAAGCGAGACGACTTGCAAAAGAAGTGCACTTTATTTCTATTGAGACAGAATTAAGAAATGATTTCAGGCTTAAAAGCCAGATTAAGAGTGCTTCCGGTTCTGTAATGGATAATATTGCTGAAGGTTTTGAAAGAGATGGTAACCTTGAATTCAGGCAATTTCTATCAATTGCCAAAGGTTCTTCCGGAGAAACGCGCTCGCAACTTTACAGACTATATGACTGTAACCATATTTCGTCTGAAAAGTTGGAATTGTTAGTTGCAGATTATGAAAAGCTGAGTGGCAAGATTAGTAACTTTATAAGTTACCTAAATAAAAAAGATTTTGAAGGAATTAAATTCCAATAA
- the sufD gene encoding Fe-S cluster assembly protein SufD, which translates to MDLREKLLSSFMAFEEGVDVTAGLHDIRTEAIKNFENKGFPTKKEEAWKYTSLNAVLKNDFSVFPKHENALNYADVKKYFLHEIDTYKLVFIDGVFSSFLSSTTHDGLDVCLMSSALTKPKYKEVIDTYFNKIANTDESLTSLNTAFASEGAFINIPKGKVADKPIEIMCLSTGNEAALMVQPRNLIIVGENAQVQIIERHQSLNSNPVLTNSVTEIFAQPYSNVDYYKIQNDVQTATLVDNTYIAQKRNSNASVHTFSFGGNITRNNLNFYQQGEHVESTLKGITIIGDKQLVDHYTLVRHIEPNCESHQNYKGIFDGNATGVFNGKIFVEKEAQKTDAFQQNNNILISEKATINAKPQLEIFADDVKCSHGCTIGQLDESAMFYLQSRGIPKKEAKALLMYAFSNEVIDSIRIPELKQRITKLIASKLGVNMGFDL; encoded by the coding sequence ATGGACCTTAGAGAAAAACTATTATCGTCTTTTATGGCTTTTGAGGAAGGGGTAGATGTTACCGCCGGACTGCACGACATTCGTACAGAAGCTATTAAGAACTTTGAAAATAAAGGATTCCCAACTAAAAAAGAGGAGGCCTGGAAATATACATCGCTAAACGCGGTGCTTAAAAATGACTTTAGCGTATTCCCAAAGCATGAAAATGCCCTGAACTATGCCGATGTTAAAAAATATTTCCTGCACGAAATTGACACATACAAACTGGTGTTTATAGATGGCGTATTCAGCTCATTTTTAAGCAGCACCACGCACGATGGCCTTGATGTGTGTCTTATGAGCAGCGCGCTTACTAAACCTAAGTATAAGGAAGTTATTGATACTTACTTTAACAAAATAGCCAATACCGATGAGAGCCTTACATCTCTTAATACGGCATTTGCCAGTGAGGGTGCTTTTATCAATATTCCAAAAGGCAAAGTGGCCGATAAGCCTATCGAGATCATGTGCCTGTCTACAGGTAACGAAGCTGCCCTTATGGTACAGCCGCGCAACCTCATCATAGTAGGCGAAAATGCCCAGGTACAAATCATAGAGCGCCACCAGAGCCTTAACAGCAACCCGGTGCTTACAAACAGCGTTACCGAGATTTTTGCACAGCCATATTCTAACGTAGATTACTACAAGATCCAGAATGACGTGCAAACTGCCACGCTGGTAGACAACACTTATATAGCCCAAAAACGCAATAGCAACGCTTCTGTGCATACTTTTTCGTTTGGGGGTAACATTACACGCAACAATCTGAATTTTTACCAGCAGGGCGAGCATGTAGAAAGTACGCTTAAGGGTATTACCATTATTGGCGATAAGCAGCTGGTAGACCACTATACACTAGTACGCCACATAGAACCTAACTGCGAGAGCCACCAAAACTATAAAGGTATTTTTGACGGCAACGCTACAGGCGTTTTTAACGGTAAGATATTTGTTGAAAAAGAAGCTCAGAAAACCGATGCCTTTCAGCAGAATAACAACATACTGATAAGCGAAAAAGCAACAATAAATGCCAAACCTCAGCTTGAGATTTTTGCAGACGATGTAAAATGTTCGCATGGCTGTACCATTGGTCAGCTTGACGAAAGCGCTATGTTTTACCTGCAAAGCCGTGGTATCCCGAAAAAAGAAGCCAAGGCGCTGCTTATGTATGCTTTTAGTAATGAGGTTATAGACAGCATTCGCATACCAGAGCTTAAGCAACGCATTACAAAACTCATAGCCAGCAAACTGGGCGTAAACATGGGTTTTGACCTTTAA